In Arcobacter lacus, a single genomic region encodes these proteins:
- a CDS encoding response regulator transcription factor: protein MIKVLMIEDDLELAQIITDYLKSFDIEITNTDSPYNGLSMLNVHKDYQLIILDLTLPEIDGLELIPKIREKSNIPIIISSARDDILDKVMGLERGADDYLPKPYNPRELQARIKTILKRVDLKTEPKKAEQSSLFEIREADMQILFKGVHLTLTLAEYDILKLLIQRNHGVVAREDFIYASDNIEDDSSLKNIDVIISRIRTKLAKIDDSNTYIKSVRGIGYQLI from the coding sequence ATTATTAAAGTACTCATGATAGAAGATGATTTAGAATTAGCTCAAATCATTACAGATTATTTAAAATCGTTTGATATAGAAATTACAAATACAGATAGTCCATATAACGGACTATCAATGCTCAATGTTCATAAAGATTATCAGTTGATAATTTTAGATTTAACACTTCCTGAAATTGACGGATTAGAGTTGATTCCAAAAATTAGAGAAAAATCAAATATTCCAATTATTATCAGTTCTGCACGAGATGATATTTTAGATAAAGTTATGGGATTAGAAAGAGGAGCAGATGATTATCTTCCAAAACCATATAATCCAAGAGAACTTCAAGCTAGAATAAAAACAATTTTAAAAAGAGTTGATTTAAAAACTGAACCTAAAAAAGCTGAACAAAGTTCTTTATTTGAAATAAGAGAAGCAGATATGCAGATACTTTTTAAAGGTGTTCATTTAACACTTACTTTAGCGGAGTATGATATTTTAAAACTTTTAATTCAAAGAAATCATGGAGTTGTAGCAAGAGAAGATTTTATATATGCAAGTGATAATATAGAAGATGATTCATCTTTAAAAAATATTGATGTAATTATCTCAAGAATTAGAACAAAACTAGCAAAAATTGATGATAGTAATACTTATATAAAATCAGTAAGAGGTATTGGATATCAACTTATATGA
- a CDS encoding SIMPL domain-containing protein produces the protein MEKLSLKSSFVLGFFIFIGLGTLGYFISSSFLKSKELERTVIVKGLSEKEVQANIVLWPIKFSATASTLDELSKKVESDTNKVLEFLNKYGVKKEDITVNSPSIIDKNANEFTERDYTLRYLANRTINIYSQDIEKIRDVSGKLFELSQNGILFRVDDWDSKIEYLYTKLNEIKPAMIEEATANAREVAQKFAQDSNSKLGKIKKATQGQFEITSRDKNSEHIKNIRIVSTVEYYLND, from the coding sequence ATGGAAAAGTTAAGTTTAAAATCATCTTTTGTTTTAGGTTTTTTTATTTTTATTGGTTTAGGAACTTTGGGATATTTTATTTCGAGTAGTTTTTTAAAATCAAAAGAGTTAGAAAGAACAGTTATTGTAAAAGGTTTGTCAGAAAAAGAGGTACAAGCAAATATTGTATTATGGCCTATAAAATTTTCTGCAACAGCATCAACTTTAGATGAATTATCAAAAAAAGTTGAAAGTGATACAAATAAAGTTTTAGAGTTTTTAAATAAATATGGAGTAAAAAAAGAAGATATTACAGTTAATTCTCCATCAATCATAGATAAAAATGCAAATGAATTTACAGAAAGAGACTATACTTTGAGATATTTAGCAAATAGAACTATAAATATATATTCTCAAGATATTGAAAAAATAAGAGATGTAAGTGGAAAACTATTTGAATTATCACAAAATGGAATTTTATTCAGAGTAGATGATTGGGATTCAAAAATAGAGTATCTATATACAAAATTAAATGAAATAAAACCAGCTATGATTGAAGAAGCAACGGCAAATGCTAGAGAAGTTGCACAAAAATTTGCTCAAGATTCAAATAGTAAATTAGGTAAAATCAAAAAAGCAACTCAAGGACAATTTGAAATAACTAGTAGAGATAAAAATAGCGAACACATAAAAAATATTAGAATTGTATCAACAGTTGAGTATTATTTAAATGATTAA
- a CDS encoding Do family serine endopeptidase codes for MKKKLLLISTLIATQLFAKTIELEMMEKDPQRISPNSTNEILSFNNSIKDSVHSIVNISAKKSVDTDVDSLPLQMFNDPFFKRFFGDQFGNQLKQNRVQRSLGSGVIVSKNGYIVTNNHVIENAEEITVTIGDDTTEYNAKLIGKDADSDIAVIKIDVKTDLTPIKFAHSNSVMVGDLIFAIGNPFGVGSTVTQGIVSALNKNKVGINKYENYIQTDASINPGNSGGALVDSRGALIGINTAIISKSGGNNGIGFAIPVDMVKDVVEKLVTDGKVVRGYLGVVIADLDKETQKVYKRKEGALVLDVSNDTPASKYGLKRGDLVYAINGKVVKDRTSLQNSIASFKPKEKVKLDVERDGKDITLNIVLEDRATNLGQTPTAESNLFLGGLKLSAIDTVTQKQYRLSSDTIGILISDVEPKSKAEKAGFEAGDVIIQIEDVEIKNFANLENAIKKYENKNKRVYVNRYGQTILFIIQ; via the coding sequence GTGAAGAAAAAACTTTTACTTATTTCTACGTTAATAGCAACTCAACTCTTTGCAAAAACAATAGAGTTAGAGATGATGGAAAAAGATCCACAAAGAATTAGCCCAAATTCAACAAATGAAATTTTATCATTTAATAATAGTATAAAAGATTCTGTTCATTCTATAGTAAATATATCTGCAAAAAAAAGTGTCGATACTGATGTTGATAGCTTACCATTGCAAATGTTTAATGATCCATTTTTTAAAAGATTTTTTGGAGACCAGTTTGGAAATCAACTTAAACAAAATAGAGTACAAAGATCATTAGGATCAGGAGTAATCGTTTCAAAGAATGGATATATTGTTACAAATAACCATGTTATTGAAAATGCTGAAGAGATTACTGTAACTATTGGTGATGATACAACTGAATATAATGCAAAATTAATTGGAAAAGATGCAGATAGTGATATTGCAGTAATTAAAATAGATGTAAAAACTGATTTAACTCCAATTAAATTTGCACACTCAAACAGTGTAATGGTTGGAGATTTGATTTTTGCAATTGGAAATCCATTTGGTGTTGGAAGTACAGTTACTCAAGGAATTGTTTCAGCTTTAAATAAAAATAAAGTTGGAATAAATAAATATGAAAACTATATTCAAACAGATGCTTCTATAAATCCAGGAAACTCTGGTGGTGCATTAGTAGATAGTCGTGGCGCATTAATAGGTATTAACACTGCAATTATTTCTAAAAGTGGAGGAAATAATGGTATAGGATTTGCAATTCCAGTTGATATGGTAAAAGATGTAGTTGAAAAACTTGTAACTGATGGAAAAGTTGTAAGAGGATATTTAGGGGTTGTAATAGCTGATTTAGATAAAGAAACACAAAAAGTTTATAAAAGAAAAGAGGGTGCTTTAGTTTTAGACGTATCAAATGACACACCAGCTTCTAAATATGGATTAAAAAGAGGGGATTTAGTATATGCAATAAATGGTAAAGTTGTAAAAGATAGAACAAGTTTACAAAATAGCATTGCATCATTTAAACCAAAAGAAAAAGTTAAATTAGATGTTGAAAGAGATGGTAAAGATATAACTTTGAATATTGTTTTAGAAGATAGAGCAACTAATTTAGGACAAACTCCAACAGCAGAAAGTAATCTTTTCTTAGGTGGATTAAAGCTTAGTGCTATTGACACTGTTACTCAAAAGCAATATAGACTATCATCTGATACAATTGGTATATTAATTTCAGATGTTGAGCCAAAATCAAAAGCTGAAAAAGCTGGTTTTGAAGCTGGAGATGTTATTATTCAAATTGAAGATGTAGAGATTAAAAATTTTGCAAATTTAGAGAATGCAATAAAAAAATATGAAAATAAAAATAAAAGAGTTTATGTAAATAGATATGGTCAAACGATTTTATTTATAATTCAATAA
- a CDS encoding ArsS family sensor histidine kinase, which produces MIKNISISTFVNIIFALAFLSIFVTFTIFVNYDKQKHELTLQNRYELIAENILITFQNNPTVEVLLSLYKKFQVSPIEDKDEKLEIIKNAQELTITQNYLGTYRVYKYDDIYYIYVQQYGYNVMLKDSANHRYNMAFIVLGFIVSIFTFLILYEILMKKLKPLKMLNKQIIEFSQGNKDIKLNYTSTDEVGTIARNFNEAINIINNQSKSKDLFMRNMMHELKTPITKAMFIAETLEDDKTRENLQRAFKRMDDIIKELATVEKLTSQNTMIYKEKTKFSNIYKKTLEIMMINPQNIDANVDDFDFEVDTYMMSIVLKNLIDNAIKFSLDKKATINANKNFIEIISLGKPLKNDLSHYTEAFCQEEKRSEGFGLGLYIVKTIVNLHKYKLEYKYEDGKNYFIIKMAK; this is translated from the coding sequence ATGATAAAAAATATCTCTATTTCTACTTTTGTAAATATAATATTTGCGTTAGCTTTTTTATCTATATTTGTAACTTTTACAATATTTGTGAATTATGATAAACAAAAACATGAATTAACTTTACAAAATAGATATGAGTTAATTGCTGAAAATATTTTAATAACATTTCAAAATAATCCAACGGTTGAAGTACTTTTATCTTTATACAAAAAATTTCAAGTTTCTCCCATTGAAGATAAAGATGAAAAGCTTGAGATTATAAAAAATGCTCAAGAATTAACTATAACTCAAAATTATTTAGGAACTTATAGAGTTTATAAATATGATGATATTTATTATATTTATGTACAACAGTATGGTTATAATGTTATGCTAAAAGATTCTGCAAATCATCGTTATAATATGGCATTTATTGTTTTAGGATTTATAGTTTCTATTTTTACTTTTTTAATTTTATATGAAATATTAATGAAAAAGTTAAAACCATTAAAGATGTTAAATAAACAAATTATTGAATTTTCGCAAGGAAATAAAGATATAAAATTAAATTACACAAGTACTGATGAGGTAGGAACAATAGCAAGAAATTTTAATGAAGCAATAAATATTATAAATAATCAGTCAAAATCAAAAGATTTATTTATGAGAAATATGATGCATGAGCTAAAAACTCCTATCACAAAAGCGATGTTTATTGCAGAAACTTTAGAAGATGATAAAACAAGAGAAAATCTTCAAAGAGCTTTTAAAAGAATGGACGATATTATCAAAGAACTTGCAACAGTTGAAAAGTTGACTTCTCAAAATACCATGATATATAAAGAGAAAACAAAATTCTCAAATATTTATAAAAAAACTCTAGAAATTATGATGATAAATCCTCAAAATATTGATGCAAATGTAGATGATTTTGACTTTGAAGTTGATACTTACATGATGTCAATAGTTTTAAAAAATCTAATTGACAATGCTATCAAATTTTCGTTAGATAAAAAAGCAACAATAAATGCAAATAAAAATTTTATAGAAATTATCTCTTTAGGTAAACCTTTAAAAAATGATTTATCACACTATACTGAAGCTTTTTGTCAAGAAGAGAAAAGAAGTGAAGGTTTTGGATTGGGGCTTTATATTGTAAAAACTATTGTAAATTTGCATAAATATAAGTTAGAATATAAATATGAAGATGGAAAAAACTATTTTATTATAAAGATGGCAAAATAA
- a CDS encoding MFS transporter: MRINLLIIIYCLIVVMSVMYATQPLQPLLAKEFNITVIQASWFTAVILLFMAISPIIYGYTLEKMCAKKMLINASFILLITNICLGLSTNYEMFLFFRVCEALVVPAILTSLMSILANIDKENVKFNMSIYVAATVFGGLVGRIFSGFIATTFSYEYVFYSLSLAILVSITLIKKLDYNGDATIIKPKINDVINILQDKRFVIIYFVMFCIFFVFAGVLNVLPFRVKDISEHFSEFQISLLYLGYGMGILVSLTSKKIIKFFKNEINTILVACGFFIFVTIFLTNNDIIYLFLLLFLFCIGMFTAHTVSTQLANSMKSSQKSLTSGMYLTFYYLGGAMGSFLPTIIYKNFGWDFMIYLFALILVVVEIVVFINKKLF; this comes from the coding sequence TTGCGAATTAATCTTTTAATTATTATTTATTGCCTTATTGTTGTAATGTCAGTTATGTATGCAACACAACCATTGCAACCACTTTTGGCAAAAGAGTTTAATATTACAGTTATTCAAGCTTCTTGGTTTACAGCAGTTATTTTACTTTTTATGGCAATTTCTCCTATTATTTATGGATACACTTTAGAAAAAATGTGTGCAAAAAAGATGTTGATAAATGCTTCTTTTATTTTACTGATAACAAATATTTGTTTGGGATTATCTACAAATTATGAAATGTTTTTATTTTTTAGAGTTTGTGAAGCTTTAGTTGTACCTGCTATTTTAACTTCTTTGATGAGTATTTTGGCAAATATTGATAAAGAAAATGTAAAATTTAATATGTCAATATATGTTGCAGCAACTGTTTTTGGTGGACTTGTTGGAAGAATATTTTCTGGATTTATTGCTACAACATTTTCTTATGAATATGTATTTTATTCTCTTTCTTTAGCAATTTTAGTATCTATTACTTTGATAAAAAAGTTGGACTACAATGGTGATGCAACTATTATAAAACCAAAGATAAATGATGTAATAAATATTTTACAAGATAAAAGGTTTGTTATAATTTATTTCGTAATGTTTTGTATTTTTTTTGTTTTTGCTGGTGTTTTAAATGTATTACCATTTAGAGTAAAAGACATCTCTGAACATTTTTCAGAATTTCAAATATCATTGTTATATTTAGGTTATGGAATGGGTATTTTGGTATCTTTAACTTCAAAAAAGATTATAAAATTTTTTAAAAATGAAATAAATACTATTTTAGTTGCATGTGGTTTTTTTATATTTGTAACAATATTTCTAACAAATAATGACATTATATATTTATTTTTACTTCTATTTTTATTTTGTATTGGAATGTTTACAGCTCATACTGTAAGTACACAACTTGCGAATTCTATGAAATCTTCTCAAAAATCTTTAACATCTGGAATGTATTTAACTTTTTACTATTTAGGTGGAGCAATGGGTTCTTTTTTACCTACAATTATTTATAAAAACTTTGGTTGGGATTTTATGATATATCTATTTGCGCTTATTTTAGTCGTAGTAGAAATAGTTGTTTTTATCAATAAAAAATTGTTTTGA
- the ilvD gene encoding dihydroxy-acid dehydratase, with amino-acid sequence MRSDEVKKGFDRTPHRSLLRATGLKDEDFDKPFIGVANSFIELIPGHFFLDKVSAIIKEEIKANGCVPFEFNTIGVDDGIAMGHDGMLFSLPSRELIANSIETVMNAHKLDAMIAIPNCDKIVPGMIMGALRVNVPTIFVSGGPMEKGYTKDGTPIDLATAFEAVGKHEAGQMSDEELKDIECNACPSGGSCSGMFTANSMNTLMEAMGIALPGNGTILALTPQREELYRKAARRICEIALDKASREKYKLKNILNENAVKNAFAVDMAMGGSSNTVLHMLAIAKEANVNFNLEDINKISKRVSHIAKISPSLSTVHMEDINKAGGVNAVMKEMTKRGDDILLNNLTISGETLLEKIKDAVILDTNIIHTIDNPYSQVGGLAILYGNLAEQGAVIKTAGITGSRVFTGTAVCFDGQPEAIKGIVSGKVKAGNVVVIRYEGPKGGPGMQEMLAPTSLIMGMGLGSSVALITDGRFSGATRGASIGHVSPEAAEGGMIGLLKDGDEIHIDVDQYILSVNLSDEEIAKRKAEFKPLKKPLNSSWLGQYRALVTNASSGAVLKTDL; translated from the coding sequence TTGAGAAGTGATGAAGTAAAAAAAGGGTTTGATAGAACACCTCACAGATCATTATTAAGAGCTACTGGATTAAAAGATGAAGATTTCGATAAACCATTCATTGGAGTTGCAAACTCATTTATTGAGTTAATTCCAGGACATTTTTTCTTAGATAAAGTATCTGCTATTATAAAAGAAGAAATAAAAGCTAATGGTTGTGTACCATTTGAATTTAATACTATTGGAGTTGATGATGGAATTGCGATGGGACATGATGGAATGTTATTTTCTTTACCATCAAGAGAGTTAATAGCAAACTCTATTGAAACAGTTATGAATGCACATAAACTAGATGCAATGATTGCTATTCCAAACTGTGATAAAATTGTACCAGGTATGATTATGGGTGCTTTAAGAGTAAATGTTCCAACAATCTTTGTTAGTGGAGGACCTATGGAAAAAGGTTACACTAAAGATGGAACTCCTATTGATTTAGCTACTGCATTTGAAGCTGTTGGAAAACATGAAGCTGGACAAATGAGTGATGAAGAATTAAAAGACATCGAATGTAATGCCTGTCCAAGTGGTGGTTCATGTTCAGGAATGTTCACTGCAAACTCTATGAATACACTTATGGAAGCTATGGGTATTGCACTTCCTGGAAATGGAACAATTTTAGCTTTAACGCCACAAAGAGAAGAGTTGTATAGAAAAGCAGCTAGAAGAATTTGTGAAATTGCACTTGATAAAGCATCAAGGGAAAAATATAAATTAAAAAATATTTTAAATGAAAATGCAGTTAAAAATGCTTTTGCTGTTGATATGGCAATGGGTGGAAGTTCGAATACAGTTTTACATATGTTAGCAATTGCAAAAGAAGCAAATGTTAATTTTAATCTTGAAGATATTAATAAAATTTCTAAAAGAGTTTCTCATATTGCAAAAATTTCTCCATCTTTATCGACTGTTCACATGGAAGATATCAACAAAGCTGGTGGAGTTAATGCTGTTATGAAAGAGATGACAAAAAGAGGTGATGATATTTTATTAAATAACCTTACAATCTCTGGTGAAACTTTATTAGAAAAAATCAAAGATGCGGTGATATTAGATACAAATATCATTCATACTATTGATAATCCTTATTCTCAAGTTGGTGGATTAGCAATTCTTTATGGTAACTTAGCTGAACAAGGTGCTGTTATTAAAACTGCTGGAATTACTGGTTCAAGAGTATTTACAGGAACTGCTGTTTGTTTTGATGGGCAACCAGAAGCTATCAAAGGAATTGTTTCTGGAAAAGTTAAAGCTGGAAATGTTGTAGTTATTAGATATGAAGGACCAAAAGGAGGTCCAGGGATGCAAGAGATGCTTGCACCTACAAGTCTAATTATGGGAATGGGATTAGGAAGTTCTGTTGCACTTATTACTGATGGAAGATTTAGTGGTGCAACTAGAGGTGCTTCAATTGGTCACGTAAGTCCTGAAGCAGCAGAAGGAGGAATGATTGGATTATTAAAAGATGGTGATGAAATTCATATCGATGTTGACCAATATATTTTGTCTGTAAACTTAAGTGATGAAGAAATTGCGAAAAGAAAAGCGGAATTTAAACCTCTTAAAAAACCTCTTAACTCTTCTTGGTTAGGACAATATAGAGCTCTTGTAACAAATGCAAGTAGCGGAGCAGTTTTAAAAACTGATTTATAG